Proteins encoded within one genomic window of Calonectris borealis chromosome 1, bCalBor7.hap1.2, whole genome shotgun sequence:
- the TBC1D23 gene encoding TBC1 domain family member 23 isoform X5 — translation MAEGEEAPPPSSSSWEKDLADALEEGGCDLETVRNIIQGRQLPADLRAKVWKIALNVVGKGDSLASWDGSLDLPEQSIIHKDCQELIDQLSVPEEEKSVLLLDIESVITFYCKSRNVKYNSCLGWIHLLKPLVHLRLPRSDLYNCFYAIMNKFIPRDCFMKGRPFHLFRLLLQYHEPELCSFLDTKKMTPDSYALNWLGSLFSYYCSAEVTQAIWDGYLQQADPFFIYFLMLIILVNAKDVILAQESDKEEMIKFLETSPANLDLEDIEDLFSLAQYYCSKTPASFRKDNHSLFGSSLLGLKDDDTDLSQALCLAVSVSEILQANQQQGEGVRFFVVDCRPAEQYNAGHLSTAFHLDSDLMLQNPSEFAQSVKSLLEAQKQSIESGSIAGGEHLCFMGSGREEEDMYMNMVLAHFLQKNKEYVSIAKGGFMALQQHLADINVEGPENGYGHWIASTSGSRSSINSSVDGDSPNGSSDGKGVKSLVNKMTVALKTKSVNVKEKVISFIENTSTPVDSHLLVTATHMYCLREIPSRKGLAYIQSRQALNSVVKITSKKKHPELITFKYGNSNTSGIEILAVERYLIPNAGDATKAIKQQIMKVLDALES, via the exons ATGGCGGAAGGGGAAGAGGCGCCGCCGCCGTCGTCGAGCAGCTG GGAAAAAGATCTTGCAGACGCTCTAGAAGAAGGAGGCTGTGATCTTGAAACTGTGAGAAACATCATTCAAGGAAGGCAGTTGCCTGCTGATCTGAGGGCCAAAGTCTGGAAG attgcaCTTAATGTTGTAGGAAAGGGGGACAGCCTGGCATCCTGGGATGGCTCTTTAGACCTACCTGAACAGAGTATAATTCATAAGGACTGCCAAGAGTTAATTG ACCAGTTATCAGTGCCAGAAGAGGAGAAATCAGTATTACTTCTGGATATTGAGTCTGTTATTACTTTTTATTGTAAATCACGCAATGTTAAATACAATTCTTGCCTTGGCTGGATACATCTACTCAAACCTCTGGTGCACCTTCGTTTGCCACGCAGTGATTTGTACAACTGCTTCTATGCTATCATGAATAAATTCATTCCAAG GGATTGTTTTATGAAGGGAAGACCATTTCATCTATTTAGACTGCTTCTTCAGTACCATGAGCCTGAACTCTGCTCCTTTCTTGATACTAAGAAGATGACTCCAGACTCATATGCACTCAACTGG cTTGGAAGCCTCTTCTCATATTACTGTTCAGCTGAAGTCACTCAGGCAATATGGGATGGATATCTACAACAAGCAGATccattctttatttatttcttaatgttaatCATCCTTGTCAATGCAAA AGACGTTATCTTAGCACAAGAATCAGATAAAGAAGAAATGATAA AATTCTTAGAAACTTCACCAGCCAATCTCGATTTAGAGGACATAGAAGATCTCTTCTCTTTGGCACAATATTACTGTAGCAAAACTCCAGCTTCTTTCAGGAAG GACAACCACAGTCTTTTTGGCAGCAGCTTGCTGGGCCTCAAAGATGATGACACAGACTTGAGCCAGGCTCTCTGTCTAGCAGTTTCTGTGTCTGAGATTCTTCAAGCAAATCAGCAACAAGGA GAAGGAGTAAGGTTCTTTGTAGTGGATTGTCGTCCTGCAGAGCAATACAATGCTGGGCATTTATCAACAGCATTTCATTTAGACTCGGATTTG ATGCTTCAAAACCCATCAGAATTTGCACAGTCTGTAAAATCCCTATTAGAAGCACAAAAACAATCTATTGAGTCTGGCTCCATAGCTGGTGGGGAACATCTCTGCTTCATGGGAAGTGGCAGGGAAGAAGAAGATATGTATATGAACATGGTGCTAGCACACTTCTTACAG aaaaatAAGGAGTATGTAAGCATTGCCAAAGGAGGATTTATGG CCCTCCAGCAGCACTTAGCAGATATCAATGTGGAAGGACCAGAAAATGGATATGGCCACTGGATTGCTAGTACCTCAGGCTCAAGAAGTAGCATAAACTCCTCTGTTGAT GGTGATTCTCCTAACGGTTCAAGTGATGGAAAAGGAGTAAAGTCCCTGGTGAATAAAATGACGGTTGCTTTGAAGACTAAATCTGTGAAtgtgaaagaaaaagttattaGTTTTATTGAAAACACATCTACTCCAGTGGACAG tcaTCTCCTAGTAACAGCAACTCATATGTACTGTTTGAGAGAGATTCCATCGCGAAAGGGACTGGCTTATATACAGTCTCGACAGGCACTCAACTCTGTAGTCAAAATCACATCAAAGAAGAAACACCCGGAACTGATCACGTTTAAATATGGAAATAGCAATACTTCAGGCATAGAAATTTTGGCAGTTGAAAG gtatttgaTTCCAAATGCAGGTGATGCTACCAAAGCCATAAAACAACAGATCATGAAAGTATTGGATGCCTTGGAGAGTTAA
- the TBC1D23 gene encoding TBC1 domain family member 23 isoform X3 translates to MAEGEEAPPPSSSSWEKDLADALEEGGCDLETVRNIIQGRQLPADLRAKVWKIALNVVGKGDSLASWDGSLDLPEQSIIHKDCQELIDQLSVPEEEKSVLLLDIESVITFYCKSRNVKYNSCLGWIHLLKPLVHLRLPRSDLYNCFYAIMNKFIPRDCFMKGRPFHLFRLLLQYHEPELCSFLDTKKMTPDSYALNWLGSLFSYYCSAEVTQAIWDGYLQQADPFFIYFLMLIILVNAKDVILAQESDKEEMIKFLETSPANLDLEDIEDLFSLAQYYCSKTPASFRKDNHSLFGSSLLGLKDDDTDLSQALCLAVSVSEILQANQQQGEGVRFFVVDCRPAEQYNAGHLSTAFHLDSDLMLQNPSEFAQSVKSLLEAQKQSIESGSIAGGEHLCFMGSGREEEDMYMNMVLAHFLQKNKEYVSIAKGGFMALQQHLADINVEGPENGYGHWIASTSGSRSSINSSVDGDSPNGSSDGKGVKSLVNKMTVALKTKSVNVKEKVISFIENTSTPVDSRHVSSSDRVGKPYRGVKPVFSIGDEEEYDTDEIDSSSMSDDDRKEIVNIQTWINKPDVKYNFPCNEVKENGHMFPSHLLVTATHMYCLREIPSRKGLAYIQSRQALNSVVKITSKKKHPELITFKYGNSNTSGIEILAVERYLIPNAGDATKAIKQQIMKVLDALES, encoded by the exons ATGGCGGAAGGGGAAGAGGCGCCGCCGCCGTCGTCGAGCAGCTG GGAAAAAGATCTTGCAGACGCTCTAGAAGAAGGAGGCTGTGATCTTGAAACTGTGAGAAACATCATTCAAGGAAGGCAGTTGCCTGCTGATCTGAGGGCCAAAGTCTGGAAG attgcaCTTAATGTTGTAGGAAAGGGGGACAGCCTGGCATCCTGGGATGGCTCTTTAGACCTACCTGAACAGAGTATAATTCATAAGGACTGCCAAGAGTTAATTG ACCAGTTATCAGTGCCAGAAGAGGAGAAATCAGTATTACTTCTGGATATTGAGTCTGTTATTACTTTTTATTGTAAATCACGCAATGTTAAATACAATTCTTGCCTTGGCTGGATACATCTACTCAAACCTCTGGTGCACCTTCGTTTGCCACGCAGTGATTTGTACAACTGCTTCTATGCTATCATGAATAAATTCATTCCAAG GGATTGTTTTATGAAGGGAAGACCATTTCATCTATTTAGACTGCTTCTTCAGTACCATGAGCCTGAACTCTGCTCCTTTCTTGATACTAAGAAGATGACTCCAGACTCATATGCACTCAACTGG cTTGGAAGCCTCTTCTCATATTACTGTTCAGCTGAAGTCACTCAGGCAATATGGGATGGATATCTACAACAAGCAGATccattctttatttatttcttaatgttaatCATCCTTGTCAATGCAAA AGACGTTATCTTAGCACAAGAATCAGATAAAGAAGAAATGATAA AATTCTTAGAAACTTCACCAGCCAATCTCGATTTAGAGGACATAGAAGATCTCTTCTCTTTGGCACAATATTACTGTAGCAAAACTCCAGCTTCTTTCAGGAAG GACAACCACAGTCTTTTTGGCAGCAGCTTGCTGGGCCTCAAAGATGATGACACAGACTTGAGCCAGGCTCTCTGTCTAGCAGTTTCTGTGTCTGAGATTCTTCAAGCAAATCAGCAACAAGGA GAAGGAGTAAGGTTCTTTGTAGTGGATTGTCGTCCTGCAGAGCAATACAATGCTGGGCATTTATCAACAGCATTTCATTTAGACTCGGATTTG ATGCTTCAAAACCCATCAGAATTTGCACAGTCTGTAAAATCCCTATTAGAAGCACAAAAACAATCTATTGAGTCTGGCTCCATAGCTGGTGGGGAACATCTCTGCTTCATGGGAAGTGGCAGGGAAGAAGAAGATATGTATATGAACATGGTGCTAGCACACTTCTTACAG aaaaatAAGGAGTATGTAAGCATTGCCAAAGGAGGATTTATGG CCCTCCAGCAGCACTTAGCAGATATCAATGTGGAAGGACCAGAAAATGGATATGGCCACTGGATTGCTAGTACCTCAGGCTCAAGAAGTAGCATAAACTCCTCTGTTGAT GGTGATTCTCCTAACGGTTCAAGTGATGGAAAAGGAGTAAAGTCCCTGGTGAATAAAATGACGGTTGCTTTGAAGACTAAATCTGTGAAtgtgaaagaaaaagttattaGTTTTATTGAAAACACATCTACTCCAGTGGACAG CAGACATGTCAGCAGCAGTGACAGAGTAGGAAAACCCTACCGTGGTGTGAAACCAGTATTCAGCATCGGAGATGAAGAAGAATACGATACTG ATGAAATTGATAGCTCCTCAATGTCAGATGATGATCGAAAAGAGATTGTCAACATCCAAACATGGATAAATAAACCTGATGTGAAGTATAACTTCCCCTGtaatgaagtaaaagaaaatggaCATATGTTTCCCAG tcaTCTCCTAGTAACAGCAACTCATATGTACTGTTTGAGAGAGATTCCATCGCGAAAGGGACTGGCTTATATACAGTCTCGACAGGCACTCAACTCTGTAGTCAAAATCACATCAAAGAAGAAACACCCGGAACTGATCACGTTTAAATATGGAAATAGCAATACTTCAGGCATAGAAATTTTGGCAGTTGAAAG gtatttgaTTCCAAATGCAGGTGATGCTACCAAAGCCATAAAACAACAGATCATGAAAGTATTGGATGCCTTGGAGAGTTAA
- the TBC1D23 gene encoding TBC1 domain family member 23 isoform X1: MAEGEEAPPPSSSSWEKDLADALEEGGCDLETVRNIIQGRQLPADLRAKVWKIALNVVGKGDSLASWDGSLDLPEQSIIHKDCQELIDQLSVPEEEKSVLLLDIESVITFYCKSRNVKYNSCLGWIHLLKPLVHLRLPRSDLYNCFYAIMNKFIPRDCFMKGRPFHLFRLLLQYHEPELCSFLDTKKMTPDSYALNWLGSLFSYYCSAEVTQAIWDGYLQQADPFFIYFLMLIILVNAKDVILAQESDKEEMIKFLETSPANLDLEDIEDLFSLAQYYCSKTPASFRKDNHSLFGSSLLGLKDDDTDLSQALCLAVSVSEILQANQQQGEGVRFFVVDCRPAEQYNAGHLSTAFHLDSDLMLQNPSEFAQSVKSLLEAQKQSIESGSIAGGEHLCFMGSGREEEDMYMNMVLAHFLQKNKEYVSIAKGGFMALQQHLADINVEGPENGYGHWIASTSGSRSSINSSVDGDSPNGSSDGKGVKSLVNKMTVALKTKSVNVKEKVISFIENTSTPVDRIPFNIPWPDRASLERHVSSSDRVGKPYRGVKPVFSIGDEEEYDTDEIDSSSMSDDDRKEIVNIQTWINKPDVKYNFPCNEVKENGHMFPSHLLVTATHMYCLREIPSRKGLAYIQSRQALNSVVKITSKKKHPELITFKYGNSNTSGIEILAVERYLIPNAGDATKAIKQQIMKVLDALES, from the exons ATGGCGGAAGGGGAAGAGGCGCCGCCGCCGTCGTCGAGCAGCTG GGAAAAAGATCTTGCAGACGCTCTAGAAGAAGGAGGCTGTGATCTTGAAACTGTGAGAAACATCATTCAAGGAAGGCAGTTGCCTGCTGATCTGAGGGCCAAAGTCTGGAAG attgcaCTTAATGTTGTAGGAAAGGGGGACAGCCTGGCATCCTGGGATGGCTCTTTAGACCTACCTGAACAGAGTATAATTCATAAGGACTGCCAAGAGTTAATTG ACCAGTTATCAGTGCCAGAAGAGGAGAAATCAGTATTACTTCTGGATATTGAGTCTGTTATTACTTTTTATTGTAAATCACGCAATGTTAAATACAATTCTTGCCTTGGCTGGATACATCTACTCAAACCTCTGGTGCACCTTCGTTTGCCACGCAGTGATTTGTACAACTGCTTCTATGCTATCATGAATAAATTCATTCCAAG GGATTGTTTTATGAAGGGAAGACCATTTCATCTATTTAGACTGCTTCTTCAGTACCATGAGCCTGAACTCTGCTCCTTTCTTGATACTAAGAAGATGACTCCAGACTCATATGCACTCAACTGG cTTGGAAGCCTCTTCTCATATTACTGTTCAGCTGAAGTCACTCAGGCAATATGGGATGGATATCTACAACAAGCAGATccattctttatttatttcttaatgttaatCATCCTTGTCAATGCAAA AGACGTTATCTTAGCACAAGAATCAGATAAAGAAGAAATGATAA AATTCTTAGAAACTTCACCAGCCAATCTCGATTTAGAGGACATAGAAGATCTCTTCTCTTTGGCACAATATTACTGTAGCAAAACTCCAGCTTCTTTCAGGAAG GACAACCACAGTCTTTTTGGCAGCAGCTTGCTGGGCCTCAAAGATGATGACACAGACTTGAGCCAGGCTCTCTGTCTAGCAGTTTCTGTGTCTGAGATTCTTCAAGCAAATCAGCAACAAGGA GAAGGAGTAAGGTTCTTTGTAGTGGATTGTCGTCCTGCAGAGCAATACAATGCTGGGCATTTATCAACAGCATTTCATTTAGACTCGGATTTG ATGCTTCAAAACCCATCAGAATTTGCACAGTCTGTAAAATCCCTATTAGAAGCACAAAAACAATCTATTGAGTCTGGCTCCATAGCTGGTGGGGAACATCTCTGCTTCATGGGAAGTGGCAGGGAAGAAGAAGATATGTATATGAACATGGTGCTAGCACACTTCTTACAG aaaaatAAGGAGTATGTAAGCATTGCCAAAGGAGGATTTATGG CCCTCCAGCAGCACTTAGCAGATATCAATGTGGAAGGACCAGAAAATGGATATGGCCACTGGATTGCTAGTACCTCAGGCTCAAGAAGTAGCATAAACTCCTCTGTTGAT GGTGATTCTCCTAACGGTTCAAGTGATGGAAAAGGAGTAAAGTCCCTGGTGAATAAAATGACGGTTGCTTTGAAGACTAAATCTGTGAAtgtgaaagaaaaagttattaGTTTTATTGAAAACACATCTACTCCAGTGGACAG AATACCTTTCAATATTCCCTGGCCAGACAGAGCAAGCCTGGAGCG ACATGTCAGCAGCAGTGACAGAGTAGGAAAACCCTACCGTGGTGTGAAACCAGTATTCAGCATCGGAGATGAAGAAGAATACGATACTG ATGAAATTGATAGCTCCTCAATGTCAGATGATGATCGAAAAGAGATTGTCAACATCCAAACATGGATAAATAAACCTGATGTGAAGTATAACTTCCCCTGtaatgaagtaaaagaaaatggaCATATGTTTCCCAG tcaTCTCCTAGTAACAGCAACTCATATGTACTGTTTGAGAGAGATTCCATCGCGAAAGGGACTGGCTTATATACAGTCTCGACAGGCACTCAACTCTGTAGTCAAAATCACATCAAAGAAGAAACACCCGGAACTGATCACGTTTAAATATGGAAATAGCAATACTTCAGGCATAGAAATTTTGGCAGTTGAAAG gtatttgaTTCCAAATGCAGGTGATGCTACCAAAGCCATAAAACAACAGATCATGAAAGTATTGGATGCCTTGGAGAGTTAA
- the TBC1D23 gene encoding TBC1 domain family member 23 isoform X2, protein MAEGEEAPPPSSSSWEKDLADALEEGGCDLETVRNIIQGRQLPADLRAKVWKIALNVVGKGDSLASWDGSLDLPEQSIIHKDCQELIDQLSVPEEEKSVLLLDIESVITFYCKSRNVKYNSCLGWIHLLKPLVHLRLPRSDLYNCFYAIMNKFIPRDCFMKGRPFHLFRLLLQYHEPELCSFLDTKKMTPDSYALNWLGSLFSYYCSAEVTQAIWDGYLQQADPFFIYFLMLIILVNAKDVILAQESDKEEMIKFLETSPANLDLEDIEDLFSLAQYYCSKTPASFRKDNHSLFGSSLLGLKDDDTDLSQALCLAVSVSEILQANQQQGEGVRFFVVDCRPAEQYNAGHLSTAFHLDSDLMLQNPSEFAQSVKSLLEAQKQSIESGSIAGGEHLCFMGSGREEEDMYMNMVLAHFLQKNKEYVSIAKGGFMALQQHLADINVEGPENGYGHWIASTSGSRSSINSSVDGDSPNGSSDGKGVKSLVNKMTVALKTKSVNVKEKVISFIENTSTPVDRIPFNIPWPDRASLERRHVSSSDRVGKPYRGVKPVFSIGDEEEYDTDEIDSSSMSDDDRKEIVNIQTWINKPDVKYNFPCNEVKENGHMFPSHLLVTATHMYCLREIPSRKGLAYIQSRQALNSVVKITSKKKHPELITFKYGNSNTSGIEILAVERYLIPNAGDATKAIKQQIMKVLDALES, encoded by the exons ATGGCGGAAGGGGAAGAGGCGCCGCCGCCGTCGTCGAGCAGCTG GGAAAAAGATCTTGCAGACGCTCTAGAAGAAGGAGGCTGTGATCTTGAAACTGTGAGAAACATCATTCAAGGAAGGCAGTTGCCTGCTGATCTGAGGGCCAAAGTCTGGAAG attgcaCTTAATGTTGTAGGAAAGGGGGACAGCCTGGCATCCTGGGATGGCTCTTTAGACCTACCTGAACAGAGTATAATTCATAAGGACTGCCAAGAGTTAATTG ACCAGTTATCAGTGCCAGAAGAGGAGAAATCAGTATTACTTCTGGATATTGAGTCTGTTATTACTTTTTATTGTAAATCACGCAATGTTAAATACAATTCTTGCCTTGGCTGGATACATCTACTCAAACCTCTGGTGCACCTTCGTTTGCCACGCAGTGATTTGTACAACTGCTTCTATGCTATCATGAATAAATTCATTCCAAG GGATTGTTTTATGAAGGGAAGACCATTTCATCTATTTAGACTGCTTCTTCAGTACCATGAGCCTGAACTCTGCTCCTTTCTTGATACTAAGAAGATGACTCCAGACTCATATGCACTCAACTGG cTTGGAAGCCTCTTCTCATATTACTGTTCAGCTGAAGTCACTCAGGCAATATGGGATGGATATCTACAACAAGCAGATccattctttatttatttcttaatgttaatCATCCTTGTCAATGCAAA AGACGTTATCTTAGCACAAGAATCAGATAAAGAAGAAATGATAA AATTCTTAGAAACTTCACCAGCCAATCTCGATTTAGAGGACATAGAAGATCTCTTCTCTTTGGCACAATATTACTGTAGCAAAACTCCAGCTTCTTTCAGGAAG GACAACCACAGTCTTTTTGGCAGCAGCTTGCTGGGCCTCAAAGATGATGACACAGACTTGAGCCAGGCTCTCTGTCTAGCAGTTTCTGTGTCTGAGATTCTTCAAGCAAATCAGCAACAAGGA GAAGGAGTAAGGTTCTTTGTAGTGGATTGTCGTCCTGCAGAGCAATACAATGCTGGGCATTTATCAACAGCATTTCATTTAGACTCGGATTTG ATGCTTCAAAACCCATCAGAATTTGCACAGTCTGTAAAATCCCTATTAGAAGCACAAAAACAATCTATTGAGTCTGGCTCCATAGCTGGTGGGGAACATCTCTGCTTCATGGGAAGTGGCAGGGAAGAAGAAGATATGTATATGAACATGGTGCTAGCACACTTCTTACAG aaaaatAAGGAGTATGTAAGCATTGCCAAAGGAGGATTTATGG CCCTCCAGCAGCACTTAGCAGATATCAATGTGGAAGGACCAGAAAATGGATATGGCCACTGGATTGCTAGTACCTCAGGCTCAAGAAGTAGCATAAACTCCTCTGTTGAT GGTGATTCTCCTAACGGTTCAAGTGATGGAAAAGGAGTAAAGTCCCTGGTGAATAAAATGACGGTTGCTTTGAAGACTAAATCTGTGAAtgtgaaagaaaaagttattaGTTTTATTGAAAACACATCTACTCCAGTGGACAG AATACCTTTCAATATTCCCTGGCCAGACAGAGCAAGCCTGGAGCG CAGACATGTCAGCAGCAGTGACAGAGTAGGAAAACCCTACCGTGGTGTGAAACCAGTATTCAGCATCGGAGATGAAGAAGAATACGATACTG ATGAAATTGATAGCTCCTCAATGTCAGATGATGATCGAAAAGAGATTGTCAACATCCAAACATGGATAAATAAACCTGATGTGAAGTATAACTTCCCCTGtaatgaagtaaaagaaaatggaCATATGTTTCCCAG tcaTCTCCTAGTAACAGCAACTCATATGTACTGTTTGAGAGAGATTCCATCGCGAAAGGGACTGGCTTATATACAGTCTCGACAGGCACTCAACTCTGTAGTCAAAATCACATCAAAGAAGAAACACCCGGAACTGATCACGTTTAAATATGGAAATAGCAATACTTCAGGCATAGAAATTTTGGCAGTTGAAAG gtatttgaTTCCAAATGCAGGTGATGCTACCAAAGCCATAAAACAACAGATCATGAAAGTATTGGATGCCTTGGAGAGTTAA
- the TBC1D23 gene encoding TBC1 domain family member 23 isoform X4 — protein sequence MAEGEEAPPPSSSSWEKDLADALEEGGCDLETVRNIIQGRQLPADLRAKVWKIALNVVGKGDSLASWDGSLDLPEQSIIHKDCQELIDQLSVPEEEKSVLLLDIESVITFYCKSRNVKYNSCLGWIHLLKPLVHLRLPRSDLYNCFYAIMNKFIPRDCFMKGRPFHLFRLLLQYHEPELCSFLDTKKMTPDSYALNWLGSLFSYYCSAEVTQAIWDGYLQQADPFFIYFLMLIILVNAKDVILAQESDKEEMIKFLETSPANLDLEDIEDLFSLAQYYCSKTPASFRKDNHSLFGSSLLGLKDDDTDLSQALCLAVSVSEILQANQQQGEGVRFFVVDCRPAEQYNAGHLSTAFHLDSDLMLQNPSEFAQSVKSLLEAQKQSIESGSIAGGEHLCFMGSGREEEDMYMNMVLAHFLQKNKEYVSIAKGGFMALQQHLADINVEGPENGYGHWIASTSGSRSSINSSVDGDSPNGSSDGKGVKSLVNKMTVALKTKSVNVKEKVISFIENTSTPVDRHVSSSDRVGKPYRGVKPVFSIGDEEEYDTDEIDSSSMSDDDRKEIVNIQTWINKPDVKYNFPCNEVKENGHMFPSHLLVTATHMYCLREIPSRKGLAYIQSRQALNSVVKITSKKKHPELITFKYGNSNTSGIEILAVERYLIPNAGDATKAIKQQIMKVLDALES from the exons ATGGCGGAAGGGGAAGAGGCGCCGCCGCCGTCGTCGAGCAGCTG GGAAAAAGATCTTGCAGACGCTCTAGAAGAAGGAGGCTGTGATCTTGAAACTGTGAGAAACATCATTCAAGGAAGGCAGTTGCCTGCTGATCTGAGGGCCAAAGTCTGGAAG attgcaCTTAATGTTGTAGGAAAGGGGGACAGCCTGGCATCCTGGGATGGCTCTTTAGACCTACCTGAACAGAGTATAATTCATAAGGACTGCCAAGAGTTAATTG ACCAGTTATCAGTGCCAGAAGAGGAGAAATCAGTATTACTTCTGGATATTGAGTCTGTTATTACTTTTTATTGTAAATCACGCAATGTTAAATACAATTCTTGCCTTGGCTGGATACATCTACTCAAACCTCTGGTGCACCTTCGTTTGCCACGCAGTGATTTGTACAACTGCTTCTATGCTATCATGAATAAATTCATTCCAAG GGATTGTTTTATGAAGGGAAGACCATTTCATCTATTTAGACTGCTTCTTCAGTACCATGAGCCTGAACTCTGCTCCTTTCTTGATACTAAGAAGATGACTCCAGACTCATATGCACTCAACTGG cTTGGAAGCCTCTTCTCATATTACTGTTCAGCTGAAGTCACTCAGGCAATATGGGATGGATATCTACAACAAGCAGATccattctttatttatttcttaatgttaatCATCCTTGTCAATGCAAA AGACGTTATCTTAGCACAAGAATCAGATAAAGAAGAAATGATAA AATTCTTAGAAACTTCACCAGCCAATCTCGATTTAGAGGACATAGAAGATCTCTTCTCTTTGGCACAATATTACTGTAGCAAAACTCCAGCTTCTTTCAGGAAG GACAACCACAGTCTTTTTGGCAGCAGCTTGCTGGGCCTCAAAGATGATGACACAGACTTGAGCCAGGCTCTCTGTCTAGCAGTTTCTGTGTCTGAGATTCTTCAAGCAAATCAGCAACAAGGA GAAGGAGTAAGGTTCTTTGTAGTGGATTGTCGTCCTGCAGAGCAATACAATGCTGGGCATTTATCAACAGCATTTCATTTAGACTCGGATTTG ATGCTTCAAAACCCATCAGAATTTGCACAGTCTGTAAAATCCCTATTAGAAGCACAAAAACAATCTATTGAGTCTGGCTCCATAGCTGGTGGGGAACATCTCTGCTTCATGGGAAGTGGCAGGGAAGAAGAAGATATGTATATGAACATGGTGCTAGCACACTTCTTACAG aaaaatAAGGAGTATGTAAGCATTGCCAAAGGAGGATTTATGG CCCTCCAGCAGCACTTAGCAGATATCAATGTGGAAGGACCAGAAAATGGATATGGCCACTGGATTGCTAGTACCTCAGGCTCAAGAAGTAGCATAAACTCCTCTGTTGAT GGTGATTCTCCTAACGGTTCAAGTGATGGAAAAGGAGTAAAGTCCCTGGTGAATAAAATGACGGTTGCTTTGAAGACTAAATCTGTGAAtgtgaaagaaaaagttattaGTTTTATTGAAAACACATCTACTCCAGTGGACAG ACATGTCAGCAGCAGTGACAGAGTAGGAAAACCCTACCGTGGTGTGAAACCAGTATTCAGCATCGGAGATGAAGAAGAATACGATACTG ATGAAATTGATAGCTCCTCAATGTCAGATGATGATCGAAAAGAGATTGTCAACATCCAAACATGGATAAATAAACCTGATGTGAAGTATAACTTCCCCTGtaatgaagtaaaagaaaatggaCATATGTTTCCCAG tcaTCTCCTAGTAACAGCAACTCATATGTACTGTTTGAGAGAGATTCCATCGCGAAAGGGACTGGCTTATATACAGTCTCGACAGGCACTCAACTCTGTAGTCAAAATCACATCAAAGAAGAAACACCCGGAACTGATCACGTTTAAATATGGAAATAGCAATACTTCAGGCATAGAAATTTTGGCAGTTGAAAG gtatttgaTTCCAAATGCAGGTGATGCTACCAAAGCCATAAAACAACAGATCATGAAAGTATTGGATGCCTTGGAGAGTTAA